Part of the Xiphophorus couchianus chromosome 2, X_couchianus-1.0, whole genome shotgun sequence genome, gattttgtcatttttgttccagtaaaaaaaacagaaacagaatagCGGGTATTTATCTTCCTTCTCCTCCCAACTTCTCccacattttcttgtttaactGGACAAGACAAGAAGCTTGCTCTTTTTTGCAGTAACTACGAAGACATTTCTCAAAGGATTTGATGCTTCCTTTTGGGCTGCAGGTaagatttaaactttttgtgcTCAGTTTGTAACACAAACTGAGCACAAAATTCCCTCTTTTTTCTAACCTGCGTGAAAAGTAAGTGTGGTGTAGTCTCAGTTTTCAGTACTCACTTGTAAATCCTTGCCTCAAAGGTCAGACTTAATAAGCTGGGCAGGAACTGCTGTAAACCAGAGACAACCAAAggtaccagaaaaaaaaacctggtttATGACCTTTGATAGCAGTGTCCAGTTCCAGTCAGTCCTTGAGTGTCAGTGTCCTGCCTGTTTGAGGACAAAGACCTTTGGCTCCTCAGGTTTTATCATGTCCACATGCcctatttaaaaagtacaatatatttatttttggattctGATCAGAACATctaactttaaatatttgccAATACTGGCTTTCTATGATCCAGAACACCTTTacttaaacatttgtttgttttttatatacagATCTACATTGTTATTAAGCTATTGAATGATATAGTTAACAAGCTGTGGGAAATCTTACCTACAAGTTCCTGAAGTTTGATAAGTAGGTCAAAAACATTTGGCACTGATGTTTATAAAAGATTACTCTTGTTATTAGCAATTAGTGTAAGTAGCACAGTACAAGGTTCTTGCTTCAGCTAATGCTCGCTTGTTTCTCTTTACAGGGAAGTTAacatgtaaaatcgactttttgaacttttttgaaATCCTATAATCTACCGTGGCAACCATTTGTGTCTAAGCGCTTGCTCTCACAGAGTGGCGcttttttttcatgcagttCCTCCTTGGTTTAACAGTCTCCAAACTGAGCTTCCTCCTCAAGAGCACCCCTCCCCTACCACTCCCTCACCGAGCTCCTCCaaactagtggcagcagcaattagagaacacctggtggaactcaGCATCTGCTGAGATCATCATAGGAATTTCTTCTCAGCGCAATGCTCCTAAGGACGTTGTTAAAAACTCAATGGAGAAACAGTGATTTCCTGCAGGAAGTGTgccagaaagagcaggagcttcttaaagacagagatttcttttggattttaaagtttCAGCCTAATCAATGAAATACATGAAGGTGTCttgtattttaacaatttaagaactgatacattttcaaataattcatgAGAATGTgtcttgtgattttatttttaaaaactacattttgtcctggtaattttttttatttactatgtTTTCAGCAACATCTTCAGTGTGTGAGGTGTTTCACATTATCTTTAAATATATCTACCATGACAAACTAAGaataaggaacattttattgcatgaaAACTGATTCACACCAACAACAACTTGATCCTTTTTTCATGTCTGTTTGTTCTTCCTGACTCTTTTAACAACAGCTGTCCTGTTCTCCTTTTAACAGAACACAACCAACATTGGGAGTCAAACGTCTCATCTCTGCAGCTTGGGCTCAATCACAACCAGCGCCGCCATTTACCAGCCTAGTAACGACGCTCCACAAACTGATTCTGCACATCTGTGTCCGTGATGAGGGTCACCACTGCTCtgctgtttgtctgtttttggaTGAACGCTGGCATCCATGCTGTTCAGAAAGGCGAGTTTTACGATTCAGTCCAAACTGAGAGATGCAAATGAAGAACTGCATGTCTCCTTTTTCTCTGTAGATCAAAAATGTGGCTCTACTCCAGCGGTGAACCCAAGGCGTCGATTCGTGAGGGTGGTCGGAGGAACCCAAGCTACATATGGATCCCACCCATGGCTGGTCAGTTGTTTAACCTTAGGTTTTCTATTTAGAAGGTGTTTATAGTTAAATATGTTCCTCAGAGATGTGTCTTAGTCATTCTTTGATaagtaacaaaatgtttttgtctcttaaaaTCTCTCAAACGTAATCAAATAATCTAATTAGtatcatatttttgaaaaatgtaatactgcaaaggaaagaaaacagaaccaAATCTCTGTATGGTTACTGTTTCTGTACCAGTTATAGCTTGCCTCGTAACACAACTAACTGTAGTAGGAAGTAAGAAAAGCATTGGTTTGTAACTTTACTGACAAATTTCTTAAGCTGTTGTGGGATTGTTTATGGTGTCTTCATTAATTTAATCCATTTAGGAGCCAATTGGGTGAACAATTATTGTAGTGGATGCATTCAGTAGGAGGACATTGCTGAGTGGTGCTTTTTTTTCGTGCAGTTCCTCCTTGGTTTAACAGTCTCCAAACTGAGCTTCCTCCCTAAGAGCACCCCTCCCCTACCACTCACTCACTGAGCTCCTCCAAAATAGTGGCAGCACCATTAAGCTGCTGTAATAATGATTATTAATAGACAACATGATAAAGTGGTTGTTTAGCAATGCCAGAAACAATTTCATAGGTCTGTGATTTGCCCTAAACTTGCATAGAAAATCGAGATACATCCAGATTATCCCAGTTTTAACTGGtttatttcaagtcattttaatttatgttcacagcagcattttatgttggacaaaaatgttgtagcaaatgttttaatctgttgtgtgtgtgtgtgtgctttatATTAAGGTATCATTACAGAATAAAGGCTCTCATTTCTGTGGAGGGGCCATTCTGACTGACAGCTGGATACTGACTGCGGCTCACTGCTTCCCATCCTTATCAAAGTACCAAGATCCAGTGGTACCTGTGATCAGTCCCATAATGACATGACACACACTGAGCATTCAACAAAAgggagttgttgtttttctgcctaGAGTCTTTCTGAGTGGTGTGACCGTTCTGGTGGGAGAGTTTGACCTACGAGTAGAAGATAAAGATGAGCAAGTCTTCACAGTCAAGTCTCTGTTAATCCATGAAAACTACAACCACGCATGTCCAATGAATTATGACATCGCTCTGGTGGAACTGCATCGTCACATCGCAATGGGCAGGTTTTCATTCTTTTGAGTCGCATACTTTAAATAACATTACCAGTGGTCTCTTTGTTTGTTGCTGACATGTGACTGTGTTTAACAGGAGCTCGTGTCAGGCCAATATGTCTGCCTCTGCCTGATTTTAAAATCCCGCCATCGACTAAATGTGTTGTTGCTGGATGGGGAAAAACATGGGaaagtctgtattttttttctcttacagtgctttgcaaacaTATTGGAATCCctggacattttattttattgtggttGTAGAAGGGATTTTATAAAATAGACAAATATTTGTGGAGTGGAATGAAAATGATCCATGATTTCTAAATTAGCTGACTAAATTATAAAGGCTTTCTGTGCATACATGCATGTAGCTCCTCTGAGTCATTGCTTTACACAAACGCAGGTCTGCAGGTCTTTTGGCACAATATCTTTATCAGCTTTGCAAATCtataatttgaattttgaaattttgagatACAGTTGGATTGGATTGAGAGCGTCGGTGAAAAGCAATTATCAAGTCTTTCTACAAATTGTCAGTTGGATTAATTTGTTGCCCAGgcttttatttaggtttatcAAAATAAAGGGGGCTTATTAGATACAGACTTCccaatttttatgttttattttttaatcaaattggAAGTTGCGTATTGTATTCATTCCAGTTTACAATTAAACGCCACATTGCATTAAAATATGTGGTTgctatgtgacaaaatgtgaaaaagttcaaggagtttGAATGCTTCTGTACAAGTTAGTGTGTAACAAATGATTTACAGGCCATCTGTAGCTTATTTTTCTGCTAAATATCTTCTTCTGTTTTGAAGGAGGACACATTCCTGCAGTCCTGCGAGAAGTCCACCTGGGTTTGGTGGATCAAGCCAAGTGTAAATATGTCCAACTGATGATCAAAAGCTCAtttccaaaacagaaacaaaagttcCTTGATCCAGCCATGACGATTCTGTGTGCTGGAGCTgagggaggaggcagagacGCTTGCCAGGTAGAAGTGATTCATTCTGCTTCTAACATCTGAACATCTGCTCAACCTTCATCATATGCCTCGTTACCCTGGAACAGTTTGAATCAGTTGTCTCATTCTGAATATCTTCCCTTCTCTTCCTTGGTGTTTCCCCAAGGGAGACTCTGGCGGTCCTCTGGTATGTCAGGCAGGGGCCGGAAGCGACCACTGGATTGTGCTGGGAATAACTTCCTGGGGTCAAGGATGTGGTCGGAGCTGGGGAATAAAAGGCAACCGGCATCCGTCAAAGAAAGGGTCTCCAGGAATTTTCACTGACGTCAAGCTGCTACTGCCCTGGATCAAGCAGAAGATGAGGGAGGGTAGGCCAAGATGGTAGTGATATGATGGAGTATAGTAGAGTTATAACAACACATTAATTCATATAGAACACTTTTGCCCTCTTGATGGAAATACGTTTGCTTTGATGATCTCACTTGATACACCACCAGGACAGCAACCATTAAAAATGCTTAAGATAAATGTAGGAAcaattgtctttttgttttttcaatagaaaaaaatttacaaaagtattaTATATTTGCCAAATAAAATCTTCTCTTGTCATACCATTTtcgtctttgtgttttgctttagCTGAGCAGCAACGACAATCAACTTCAGGTGAGTTTTTCGCTCATCACTCCAATTTTTATTCATGCTTATTTTACAACATCTACAAATCTTATCGATTGTATATATCAGGACTGTGTAGTGTGACAGATGGCCCAGTATCGGATAGTGAAGGGGTGATCAGGAACCCCACTTTCCCTGACACCTACTACGACAATAACCAGTGAGTGAAACCTTTCAGAAGAAACGCTAATAGTTGTCACATTGAAGCGACAATTGTAAACTGACGAAGGGTTGGTGTTGTCAGAAACTGATATCAAGAATGGGAAAGATAAATTAATCAGTCAACACCAAAATGAAATATCTTGTGTTTCCTTCTGCAGGTTGTGTTTGTGGAGCATCGAGGCTCATCCAGGTCACAGCATTTTGCTAgagtttgatcattttgatgtGGAAAACAGCTCGTATTGTCAGTTCGACCGACTCACAGTTTCAGGGTCAAAGAACAGGCCTGTTGGTGAGTGCTGTTACTGTATTatagactaaataaaaaataacaacaacctTTTACGTTTTGCTCAATATGTCAAGCACTTAAAAGCATTGcatagaaagaaacaaatattaaaatgctgcagctagcaAAAATGTTCTCAGGCGGAAAGGAACCAACAGTTTCTGCACAACTCAGGTTTTCAGGGAATTTGTTAAACAAGTGGGGAGCGTAACACCTAATTGCTCCCATTTTGTTCCATTCTGGTCCTGGAACCTCTTGGTAGGCAGGTATCTTATGACATGCTTCATTCTTGACAAGGTACTCAGAAATGTATCTAGGATGAGATCATTCAGTATTTTCAAAATCTATTCTTTTGACCAAATGACAgtatatgtttgtgtgtgccaAATGAGATCTGAGCCAGTTTAGCACAGAACTAGAGTCCCAATCAATCTCAGTCTACCAATTGGTATGAAATGATCGACTGtgttatttaatgaaaaactttTGCCATCTGTAGCAATGAGGGGCTGGAAAGCATTGAAGAACTAAACACTGAATGTGACACAATAACTTATTTCTAGTCCTAGTCCTTAGACTTACTTCTCTGTTTTGATTTGAGGAACCATTTATtctcaataataaaaaaaaaaacaggtgaaacAATTTCAACATAGAATGAAATGCCATTTAATTTTGTGCCCTGCGTTTTTGTTTACAGCAATATTCTGCGGTAAATTACTACCATCTCGAGTGCTTCTACAGAATTCCCAGAATGCAATGCTGCTCTTCTCCTCTGACATCAGTCGAGCAGGGCGTGGATTTGCAGTCAGGTACCGTGGCTTCAAGGGACCCTTTCCTCCAGGTGAGAAACATGCTGCAGACTCTAAGAATCATCAGAACAGTATTATTGTATAACTCTCTATAAAAATTAGACTAAAGTTGAAATGTTTGGCAGTAATTCGATGTTTCAAGAAAACCTTACAGTCGCATAACAGCATAAGTCCTAATACGCTGTGGTGGTGTTGATTATTTGGGGTTATTTTGTAGCCATGGGACCGGAGAAAGGTTTCAAACATGGAGCCAGTGAAGGAAGTTGTGATAGTACACATTATCAGAAAGAGACATAAAAAGTGGCACAAAAACACCTATATGTGACCATTAGGCACATTGTGGCATGTAGAGGCAGAAATTAGAAGAAGTTTCAATCTTTTTCTGCCTTCCTTCCTTGAAAGCATGTGAGCGATAGAGCACCACACTGCACCCCTGTTTACTTGTGGTATTACtcaatttgttgctttttgatgCACTTATGCAAAATTCTTGATGATGGTCTAAAATGCACATGGAAACAGCATGGTCCCTTCGTATTAACCTTGAGAATTAAGGAGCCTAAATGTCAGGCCATTTGCCTGACAGCTGAATTTTGGCCCAAAATAGATAATCAACAGGACATTTATCACAAACGTAGCTGCAAATCTCCAACAGAATGAGTGAAAAAAGACTGAAGTCCAAACTTCCCACTTAAATGAAATGGGACCTTGAGAAGGCCGTTCAGAAACGACAAACTTCAATGAACTGAGACAGTATTGTAAATATGATGGGGGCAAATTTCACTCACAGTGACTGGAGGCTGAGAAAGTCAGATGGAAACCAACTACATAGTTATTGATATTAAAGATTAgattagaaaaagaaatgacaacaaTTTAAGCAAACTCCAAAGAAGCCTTTGGAAATCCTAGATAACTACCATTCAagactattttaaaaaagattacaAGAAGCAAAATATAATGAAACGACGGGTGAGAAGTGTTTGCACAATGTTGCGCAAGTTGAGTACAGTCTTTCCTTCTCCTCTGTTAACTGCGGTTCCTATGGCAACATATTATGTAAGCAGACTTCCCATGACGTGATAataagcaaaaacacaacaatctaCCACTTTATTTGAGGCAGTGAAGATGATGAATCCACTTAGTTATGAAACTTTGTTCTTGTAAAGgtgtttaattttattgccgCCCTTGAGGTTAATAACACAAGTTAACCTCtgtagtgtttttttccccaccataTTTGCCCAATAAGCATGCGGGACTATTGTTCTGGTGGAGGATCAGATTTCACTCCACACCCCAAATTACCCACAGTCCTACAGTAATGACTGTGTACTCCGCTGGGTCATCTACGCTCCTCCGGGACATCTAGTTAAGGTAATAATAACCTCAATAAACACACCTTTAAAATTAAAGGCATGTAGATTTTCTTGTAATCTAAAGTTTGATTACAGCTGACGTTTGCTGATTTTGACCTGGAGGAGTCGGAGAGATGTTTGCCTGATTCACTGACAGTTCTGGGAGACGTTGAAGGAAACAAAGAGATTGGTAAGATTAAAGAattggattaaaataaatctgattacaagataaaaaaaaaactggaatacCGTAGGAtctcattcaaatgtttatgttCAACATATGTTTATGTCTTATTAGTATAAAGCTGATAAAACCCAAAACTTAAGTTTTTCAGAAAAGTAGAATATTACACTAGAGCAATGAAAAAACTAGGTTTCTTTTCTAATACAAAAATGCTACGACCTTGTTTCAAGAGTTCTCCTTGAAACAAGGCAGACAATCATTGACACCCAAAGTACCAACGTTCAATTCTGTGCAAAAGGTGACCCTTTATTTCCTTCTAGTTTCTAGTTTGCTCCCAAGCAGCCAGAGTTTCTCTTTAACAATGACTTTGATCAATGGTTCTTCAGGTCTTCTGAAAGTATTTCACAAGTTTTTCGTGAGTTCTCAAAGGAGCATTTACTTTAAAGCCAATTTAGTCTCACCTATGAATCACTTTAAACTCtcgaatttcaaaataaaaacttaagaaAGCATGTGTACCACTTTAAAAATGGCCCGCTGTTTGTGAAGCAAAGTACTGCATAAAGAAATTAGAGACAGCTTAAAGCTTTTGCACTGCACAGTACATGGAAAGActtggaaacaaaaatgcagagctctttttgttttggaacaaAAGATTTTGTAataatgcagaataaaaaaGAGCAGTGATCATTAGTTTATTTGCTtcgttttcattttgattttttcatAGCTGTGTTGTGTGGCGGCAGCATTCCCCCTCCGGTCCTCTCCTTCAGCAGCATCATGGTGCTTCATTTCACCTCAGACAGCCGTATCACTCACAGGGGCTTCAGCGCAGGACTGACCTTCATCAGGAAGGAAGGTGTGGTTATATCCATAAAACAATTCCCCTCACAAGTGTACATAACACCAACATGAATGCAGTATGTGGTTTGATCTGTCTTTACTCTTTACCTGCATGACAGAAAGTACATGTGTATTTAATGGCGTCTTTCTCAATCAAGAGCTCTTTAGTAAGATATTATAGCCTCTGTTGAGGAGCTGCTCTCTGGTCAGCTGTATTTCTGCAGAGGCAATCTTTCTTAAACAAGGCTGAACTTGTGGCATTTAGAGTGACTGTTGCGCATTTAACACTGAGGTGACCAATGGGACGTTGGTGTGCctttaaaaaattaaggaaGCAACAAAGTTTGCAATCAAAATATAAGGAAAAGTCAGTTATCTGTTTCCATAACATAGAAGATGGAGAGACGTCTCAGGCAAATTGAGattgagaaacaaaaataataatctgaaaggaaaattaaaatcatgacacttttattgCATTCTTCATCTTTTCAACACTTCAGTAAAAAGACCAGAACACCGCTAAAatgttgttgaaataaaaataataatgaaaagtaATGGTCTAATTGAGGGAGcggaaaatattttcattgcatttatatatatagtatacTTAAGAGGTTGCTGCTTTGGCTCCTGTTTCAGATGGAACCATTAAGATCAAAACAAGAATAGTGAATCATGGATCCATAAAAGCttcattttttcttctccttgcttctggtttcctttatttttgaaagggaCACTGTGTGCATGTGAAAAGCACAGGCATGTAGGAAGACCTTGAACTGTCTTAACAATATAGTAAAAATTTCAATGATTTAGTACAGCCTCACTTTCAAAGAAGCTGGGATGTTGtataaaatgtacattaaaaaCAGAGCACAAGATTGACAAATTACATAAACccaaatttttctcaaaacaaaatgtagtttaCATTTCCAGAGAAACCCCTCAGTTTATACATTACGGactacttattcttattaaacatggggaaccaatatgtagttttatacttttttttgctctttcctttgttttattgttttgtttgtatttccttctaattcgtgtaaagcactttgaactgccttgttgcaggaaatgtgctacataaatacaatttataCCATACCGTATCAATTGTTTAGGCTAAGAAgttaaaatatgaatgtgtTAGTTTTGATGGCAttaaacaacatgaaagcaAGTTAAATAGGGGCAATAGGGGcaataacaaatgttaaaagaaCAGGGTAAAAAACagctggagggttttttttggatcaaatttttatatataattttccagaaaaactacGTCTTACAAAAGTGGAGCAATTTTAGAATGGAGATCcttaataaaaaatttgaaaggtTTTGAACGATTTATAATCTACagtttgtaatttaacaaaagaTGGAACCTGACTGGTGTAGCAGGCACCCCATGTACAGAGGCCTTCATTTCTTGATACAGCAATCGGGGGTATGACTCCTGACCTCTGGACCTTTCTTTTGAGGaactgtaaattttaaaaatttaaatatttcttctaaTTCTTTTAGATTAAATGTGTGTGGCAGTGTTTTTTATCACCCTTATAAGTTTTAATGGACACAAAtgacttttccttttcttgtctGATAAATCTTCTTTATACCAAAACAATCATTCctctttcagttgttt contains:
- the LOC114134724 gene encoding ovochymase-2 isoform X3, with product MRVTTALLFVCFWMNAGIHAVQKDQKCGSTPAVNPRRRFVRVVGGTQATYGSHPWLVSLQNKGSHFCGGAILTDSWILTAAHCFPSLSKVFLSGVTVLVGEFDLRVEDKDEQVFTVKSLLIHENYNHACPMNYDIALVELHRHIAMGARVRPICLPLPDFKIPPSTKCVVAGWGKTWERGHIPAVLREVHLGLVDQAKCKYVQLMIKSSFPKQKQKFLDPAMTILCAGAEGGGRDACQGDSGGPLVCQAGAGSDHWIVLGITSWGQGCGRSWGIKGNRHPSKKGSPGIFTDVKLLLPWIKQKMREAEQQRQSTSGLCSVTDGPVSDSEGVIRNPTFPDTYYDNNQLCLWSIEAHPGHSILLEFDHFDVENSSYCQFDRLTVSGSKNRPVAIFCGKLLPSRVLLQNSQNAMLLFSSDISRAGRGFAVRYRGFKGPFPPACGTIVLVEDQISLHTPNYPQSYSNDCVLRWVIYAPPGHLVKLTFADFDLEESERCLPDSLTVLGDVEGNKEIAVLCGGSIPPPVLSFSSIMVLHFTSDSRITHRGFSAGLTFIRKEGVVISIKQFPSQVYITPT
- the LOC114134724 gene encoding ovochymase-2 isoform X1, translating into MLFRKASFTIQSKLRDANEELHVSFFSVDQKCGSTPAVNPRRRFVRVVGGTQATYGSHPWLVSLQNKGSHFCGGAILTDSWILTAAHCFPSLSKVFLSGVTVLVGEFDLRVEDKDEQVFTVKSLLIHENYNHACPMNYDIALVELHRHIAMGARVRPICLPLPDFKIPPSTKCVVAGWGKTWERGHIPAVLREVHLGLVDQAKCKYVQLMIKSSFPKQKQKFLDPAMTILCAGAEGGGRDACQGDSGGPLVCQAGAGSDHWIVLGITSWGQGCGRSWGIKGNRHPSKKGSPGIFTDVKLLLPWIKQKMREAEQQRQSTSGLCSVTDGPVSDSEGVIRNPTFPDTYYDNNQLCLWSIEAHPGHSILLEFDHFDVENSSYCQFDRLTVSGSKNRPVAIFCGKLLPSRVLLQNSQNAMLLFSSDISRAGRGFAVRYRGFKGPFPPACGTIVLVEDQISLHTPNYPQSYSNDCVLRWVIYAPPGHLVKLTFADFDLEESERCLPDSLTVLGDVEGNKEIAVLCGGSIPPPVLSFSSIMVLHFTSDSRITHRGFSAGLTFIRKEGVVISIKQFPSQVYITPT
- the LOC114134724 gene encoding ovochymase-2 isoform X2, which translates into the protein MLFRKASFTIQSKLRDANEELHVSFFSVDQKCGSTPAVNPRRRFVRVVGGTQATYGSHPWLVSLQNKGSHFCGGAILTDSWILTAAHCFPSLSKVFLSGVTVLVGEFDLRVEDKDEQVFTVKSLLIHENYNHACPMNYDIALVELHRHIAMGARVRPICLPLPDFKIPPSTKCVVAGWGKTWERGHIPAVLREVHLGLVDQAKCKYVQLMIKSSFPKQKQKFLDPAMTILCAGAEGGGRDACQGDSGGPLVCQAGAGSDHWIVLGITSWGQGCGRSWGIKGNRHPSKKGSPGIFTDVKLLLPWIKQKMREAEQQRQSTSGLCSVTDGPVSDSEGVIRNPTFPDTYYDNNQLCLWSIEAHPGHSILLEFDHFDVENSSYCQFDRLTVSGSKNRPVAIFCGKLLPSRVLLQNSQNAMLLFSSDISRAGRGFAVRYRGFKGPFPPACGTIVLVEDQISLHTPNYPQSYSNDCVLRWVIYAPPGHLVKLTFADFDLEESERCLPDSLTVLGDVEGNKEIAVLCGGSIPPPVLSFSSIMVLHFTSDSRITHRGFSAGLTFIRKEDSFKQQSRSKALTH
- the LOC114134724 gene encoding ovochymase-2 isoform X4; its protein translation is MLFRKASFTIQSKLRDANEELHVSFFSVDQKCGSTPAVNPRRRFVRVVGGTQATYGSHPWLVSLQNKGSHFCGGAILTDSWILTAAHCFPSLSKVFLSGVTVLVGEFDLRVEDKDEQVFTVKSLLIHENYNHACPMNYDIALVELHRHIAMGARVRPICLPLPDFKIPPSTKCVVAGWGKTWERGHIPAVLREVHLGLVDQAKCKYVQLMIKSSFPKQKQKFLDPAMTILCAGAEGGGRDACQGDSGGPLVCQAGAGSDHWIVLGITSWGQGCGRSWGIKGNRHPSKKGSPGIFTDVKLLLPWIKQKMREAEQQRQSTSGLCSVTDGPVSDSEGVIRNPTFPDTYYDNNQLCLWSIEAHPGHSILLEFDHFDVENSSYCQFDRLTVSGSKNRPVAIFCGKLLPSRVLLQNSQNAMLLFSSDISRAGRGFAVRYRGFKGPFPPACGTIVLVEDQISLHTPNYPQSYSNDCVLRWVIYAPPGHLVKLTFADFDLEESERCLPDSLTVLGDVEGNKEIDSFKQQSRSKALTH